The Parashewanella spongiae genome has a window encoding:
- a CDS encoding NYN domain-containing protein, whose product MKKIAIFVDVQNIYYTSKEAYGRQFDYKRLWQQLGYEGEIVIANAYAIARNDNGQIKFQDALRHIGFEVKLKPFIQRADGSAKGDWDVGITIDIMECASSVDTIVLLSGDGDFSLLLDKVRQKYHVETQVFGVPSLTAKALIDATTIFHEINHSLLR is encoded by the coding sequence TTGAAAAAAATTGCTATTTTTGTTGATGTCCAGAATATCTATTACACCTCAAAAGAAGCTTATGGTCGTCAATTTGATTATAAACGATTGTGGCAACAACTCGGCTACGAAGGTGAAATTGTTATTGCAAATGCTTATGCCATTGCCCGCAACGATAATGGCCAAATTAAATTTCAAGATGCCTTACGGCACATCGGTTTTGAAGTGAAATTAAAACCATTTATACAACGTGCTGACGGCTCTGCAAAAGGCGACTGGGATGTAGGCATCACGATTGATATTATGGAATGTGCGTCATCTGTCGATACTATCGTACTGCTTTCTGGAGATGGGGACTTTAGTTTACTGCTTGATAAAGTACGTCAAAAATACCACGTTGAGACCCAAGTTTTTGGTGTACCAAGTTTAACCGCTAAGGCATTAATCGATGCTACCACCATCTTTCATGAAATTAACCACAGTCTATTACGGTAA
- a CDS encoding thioesterase family protein, which translates to MNTHNQVLAQTPISKTFHFPVQIYYEDTDFSGVVYHPNFLKYFERAREHVIGADKLDRLWNQYNLGFAVYKTEMTCQEGVEFADIIDVRTYFYIESKYRTVWFQEIWRPEGVKPAVTAKIEMISMNKERQLIEMPNTLLKQFNQLIL; encoded by the coding sequence ATGAATACACATAATCAAGTGCTTGCTCAAACACCAATAAGCAAAACCTTTCATTTCCCTGTTCAAATCTACTACGAAGATACAGACTTTTCTGGTGTTGTGTACCATCCAAATTTTTTAAAATATTTTGAACGCGCACGTGAGCATGTTATTGGCGCCGACAAACTTGACCGTTTGTGGAATCAATATAACTTAGGCTTTGCTGTCTACAAGACTGAAATGACGTGTCAAGAAGGTGTCGAGTTTGCTGACATTATTGATGTGAGAACTTATTTTTATATCGAAAGTAAATATAGAACCGTTTGGTTCCAAGAAATATGGAGACCAGAAGGGGTAAAACCAGCAGTAACCGCAAAAATAGAAATGATAAGCATGAATAAAGAAAGGCAATTAATCGAAATGCCAAACACACTACTCAAACAATTTAACCAACTAATTCTGTAG
- a CDS encoding putative bifunctional diguanylate cyclase/phosphodiesterase: MFGFGIDVAVTLFLCVVIRTVYKRYNRKHEESDFLQFLTFKISSQIEQRNKLRISHIPPKFKELYSSIENLLKVLPPPTGLDKLTGLMNRLGLKGRMAMLMPVKHGCFILVDIHRFRYVNDLFGFTLGDQLLCRFAERLKNLPQRPKLLARMSGAEFFMYFDLGISTEQLHQLQNQLQMPYDIKGTPISVKLKIGKLDIEEHYADVSVMLKRLDLAIIKAADQPSLFSAYKYGDDRIQDRELTIIGSLPTSLKRNELYMVYQPKESLTQGGFTQVEALIRWEHKKLGQLSPAEFIPLAERAGVIDIVSRWALEQVMLQQVNWRSVGLCAQIAVNLSSHDLCRDTLAEDILSGLERHNLPANSLIIEITESSLMEDTLKAIRTLNQLRDLGVSIAVDDFGTGHSSLAYLKQLPIDEVKIDRSFLENIFNEKESLYILEASVSLPKKLGLTVTVEGVETAKVRELLCLIGVDKVQGKHFAMPMLPLELELCWAVLNTPCSEIESATELVG, from the coding sequence ATGTTTGGTTTTGGGATTGATGTAGCTGTAACCTTATTTTTGTGTGTAGTAATTCGCACGGTTTACAAGAGGTATAATAGAAAACATGAAGAATCTGACTTTCTTCAGTTTCTTACATTCAAAATTTCTTCGCAAATTGAACAGCGCAATAAATTACGAATTTCTCATATACCACCAAAATTTAAAGAACTGTATTCTTCCATTGAAAACCTATTAAAAGTGCTTCCTCCTCCTACTGGTCTCGATAAGCTAACAGGTTTAATGAATCGTTTAGGTTTAAAAGGGCGTATGGCAATGTTAATGCCTGTAAAGCATGGTTGCTTTATTTTGGTCGACATCCACCGTTTTCGTTATGTAAATGACTTGTTTGGTTTTACTCTTGGTGATCAGCTCCTTTGTCGTTTTGCCGAGCGATTAAAAAATTTGCCGCAGCGACCAAAATTGCTGGCGCGAATGAGCGGTGCAGAATTTTTTATGTATTTCGACTTAGGAATTTCGACAGAGCAACTGCATCAGTTACAGAATCAATTACAGATGCCATATGATATCAAGGGCACTCCTATCAGCGTTAAACTTAAAATTGGAAAATTGGATATTGAAGAGCACTATGCCGACGTAAGTGTAATGCTTAAGCGACTTGATCTGGCAATTATTAAAGCTGCGGATCAACCGAGTTTATTTTCAGCCTACAAATATGGTGATGATCGTATACAAGATCGTGAATTAACTATTATTGGTAGTTTGCCTACATCATTAAAACGCAATGAACTGTATATGGTGTATCAGCCAAAGGAATCATTAACACAGGGAGGTTTTACCCAAGTTGAAGCTTTGATCCGATGGGAGCATAAAAAGCTTGGTCAGTTGTCACCAGCAGAGTTTATCCCTTTGGCAGAGAGAGCTGGAGTGATTGATATTGTGAGCCGATGGGCACTTGAACAGGTAATGTTACAGCAAGTTAATTGGCGCTCGGTGGGGTTATGTGCGCAAATAGCCGTTAATTTATCTTCTCATGATTTATGTCGCGACACATTAGCAGAAGATATTCTTTCAGGACTTGAACGTCACAATCTGCCAGCGAATAGTTTAATTATTGAGATAACTGAAAGTAGCTTGATGGAAGATACGTTAAAAGCCATTCGCACCCTCAATCAATTACGTGATTTAGGCGTTTCTATTGCGGTTGATGACTTTGGAACCGGCCACTCCTCATTAGCCTATTTGAAACAATTGCCCATCGATGAAGTAAAAATAGATCGCTCATTCTTAGAGAATATTTTTAATGAAAAAGAATCGTTATATATCCTTGAAGCCAGCGTTAGCTTACCAAAGAAGCTAGGCTTAACAGTAACTGTGGAAGGCGTTGAAACAGCTAAAGTTAGAGAGCTATTATGTCTTATAGGGGTAGACAAAGTACAAGGGAAGCATTTCGCGATGCCAATGTTACCCCTTGAATTAGAATTATGCTGGGCTGTGCTAAATACCCCCTGCTCGGAGATTGAAAGCGCTACAGAATTAGTTGGTTAA
- a CDS encoding HDOD domain-containing protein has protein sequence MPVESSMLRDFLVKLEDDTLILPTLPDVAIEIQSVVNRPSSSLKQVVAVVCKDTAISARIIKVANSAMFYRGSAANSLMTAVTRIGLTQIQSLVISAAAEQLFISSNEIVGELLDDIWERSVDVTSAACALLLIYKKEHPHFRINLDTLSLAGLVYNIGALPLLMEAENRSDQISDIDTLQLIIEKLQTPVGVALLKHWEFSEDIIEVVEHWHDLEYQSDDVTCVDFVRAAAIYTKNLKINDKTSNHMAILRQKGLPLDNEELASSEFLAQYRSIKQSYE, from the coding sequence GTGCCTGTTGAAAGCTCTATGCTAAGGGACTTCTTAGTAAAACTGGAGGATGATACTTTAATCCTGCCTACATTGCCGGATGTCGCTATTGAAATACAGTCTGTGGTGAATCGTCCTAGTTCGTCTCTTAAGCAAGTCGTCGCCGTCGTTTGTAAAGATACAGCGATATCGGCTCGTATTATAAAAGTGGCAAACAGTGCCATGTTTTATAGAGGTTCTGCTGCCAATAGTCTCATGACCGCAGTGACACGAATTGGGCTAACTCAAATTCAGTCGTTAGTTATTTCAGCTGCGGCGGAACAATTGTTTATTTCCAGCAATGAAATCGTTGGAGAGCTACTTGATGACATATGGGAACGCTCAGTAGATGTAACATCAGCTGCATGTGCATTGTTATTGATTTACAAGAAAGAACATCCACATTTTCGTATAAATCTTGATACATTATCATTGGCGGGGTTGGTTTATAATATTGGTGCTCTGCCGTTGTTAATGGAAGCAGAAAATCGTTCCGATCAAATTTCAGATATAGATACCCTTCAACTTATTATTGAAAAGCTTCAAACACCAGTTGGTGTTGCTCTATTAAAACACTGGGAGTTTTCAGAAGACATCATCGAAGTGGTTGAGCATTGGCACGATTTAGAGTACCAATCCGATGATGTGACTTGTGTTGACTTTGTTCGTGCTGCGGCTATATATACTAAAAATTTAAAAATTAATGATAAAACAAGCAACCATATGGCAATTTTAAGGCAAAAAGGTTTGCCATTAGATAATGAAGAACTTGCCAGCAGTGAATTTTTAGCTCAATATCGGTCAATAAAACAAAGTTACGAATAA
- the yegQ gene encoding tRNA 5-hydroxyuridine modification protein YegQ: protein MFKPELLSPAGTLKNMRYAFAYGADAVYAGQPRYSLRVRNNEFSMENLAVGIQEAHDLNKKLYVVSNISPHNAKLKTYIKDMEPVVSMKPDAIIMSDPGLIMMVREAFPDQEVHLSVQANAINWASVKFWETQGIKRVILSRELSLDEIEEIRQRCPNIELEVFVHGALCMAYSGRCLLSGYINKRDPNQGTCTNACRWKYDVHDAEQTETGDVIAVQPQSSTVQIETPTLGEGPVTDKVFLLQEDNRPGEYMPAFEDEHGTYIMNSKDLRAIQHVERLAKIGVDSLKIEGRTKSFYYVARTAQLYRQAIEDATSGKDFNPGLMRQLEGLAHRGYTEGFLRRHVHDEYQNYDYGYSISDTQQFVGDITGNRNASGMAEIEVKNKFLVGDSVEIMTPQGNITLTIEALENRKGEAVDAGLGNGHTVFLDIPKEVDLTNAILLRNLPQGQDTRSPHSHASATT, encoded by the coding sequence ATGTTTAAACCCGAGCTATTATCTCCAGCAGGCACGTTAAAAAATATGCGCTATGCGTTTGCTTATGGTGCAGATGCCGTTTACGCTGGCCAGCCGAGGTATAGCTTAAGAGTGAGAAATAACGAGTTTAGTATGGAAAACCTCGCTGTAGGTATTCAAGAAGCTCACGATTTAAATAAAAAATTGTACGTTGTTAGTAATATTTCTCCTCACAATGCCAAGCTAAAAACTTATATCAAAGATATGGAGCCTGTGGTTTCAATGAAACCAGATGCCATCATCATGTCCGATCCTGGATTAATCATGATGGTTCGTGAGGCGTTTCCAGATCAAGAAGTTCACCTTTCAGTTCAAGCCAATGCGATCAATTGGGCGTCGGTTAAGTTTTGGGAAACTCAAGGCATAAAACGTGTTATTTTATCTCGTGAATTATCATTAGATGAAATCGAAGAAATTCGTCAACGCTGCCCTAACATTGAACTTGAGGTCTTTGTTCACGGTGCTTTATGTATGGCCTATTCAGGACGTTGTTTACTTTCTGGTTATATTAATAAACGCGACCCTAACCAAGGTACTTGCACCAATGCTTGCCGTTGGAAATACGATGTACATGATGCAGAGCAAACAGAAACTGGCGACGTGATTGCCGTACAACCTCAATCTTCTACTGTACAAATAGAAACGCCAACATTAGGTGAAGGCCCTGTGACGGATAAAGTGTTCTTACTCCAAGAAGATAATCGCCCTGGTGAGTACATGCCAGCCTTTGAAGATGAGCATGGCACTTACATCATGAACTCAAAAGACCTTCGCGCGATTCAACACGTCGAACGTTTGGCAAAAATTGGCGTTGATTCACTAAAAATTGAAGGCCGTACAAAATCGTTCTATTACGTGGCTCGTACTGCACAGCTATATCGTCAAGCCATTGAAGATGCGACTTCAGGCAAAGATTTCAATCCTGGATTGATGCGCCAACTTGAAGGGCTTGCACACCGTGGTTATACCGAAGGTTTCTTACGCCGTCACGTGCATGATGAATACCAAAACTATGACTATGGATACTCAATCAGTGATACTCAGCAATTTGTTGGTGATATTACTGGTAACCGAAACGCGAGTGGCATGGCAGAAATTGAAGTTAAAAACAAATTCTTGGTCGGCGACAGTGTTGAGATAATGACACCTCAAGGCAACATTACGCTCACCATTGAAGCATTAGAAAACCGCAAAGGTGAAGCCGTCGACGCTGGTTTAGGTAATGGACATACCGTCTTTCTTGACATACCAAAAGAAGTTGATTTAACCAACGCCATTTTGTTGAGAAACCTGCCCCAAGGGCAAGACACTCGAAGCCCACACAGCCATGCATCGGCCACAACATAA
- a CDS encoding ISAs1 family transposase yields MNTDLSLIMDVMKEIEQIEDHRVEANKEYDLADIIFLTIAAVLCGATGWKAINIFGEAQLDWLRQYRPFSNGIPTRHSIGRIIRGVKAESMMSCFINFSNTLRERDGKEHISFDGKVACGSKHGDNVAALQLMTAMVVDNGLIIRQKETSTKTNEIPVMQSMLKHMDIENAVITADAMHCQKETTALIREGKGDYVLQVKKNQGKLLAEIEAYFHKCYRDTPELLKKNHFTELDGEHGRINERHYRLLPITNWFDETAKFVGSHAVVEVTRMRELKNKSSQETSYYITSLASDVKDIAKYIRKHWAIENSQHWVLDVTFKEDACKIYADDGAKNLATIRRKILNLVKSHSSKDSVAGKMQRACWDAKFRAEILFGEYFIKA; encoded by the coding sequence ATGAATACTGATTTGAGCCTGATTATGGACGTAATGAAAGAGATTGAGCAAATTGAAGACCATCGTGTAGAAGCCAATAAAGAGTATGATTTAGCGGATATTATTTTTCTTACTATTGCCGCAGTGCTTTGCGGTGCGACAGGGTGGAAAGCCATCAACATTTTTGGGGAAGCTCAATTAGATTGGTTAAGACAATACCGTCCATTTAGTAACGGTATCCCGACAAGACATTCAATTGGAAGAATAATTAGAGGTGTTAAAGCCGAAAGTATGATGTCTTGCTTTATTAACTTTTCCAACACATTACGGGAACGAGATGGTAAAGAGCATATCAGCTTTGATGGTAAAGTGGCTTGTGGTTCTAAGCACGGGGATAACGTAGCAGCGCTTCAACTAATGACGGCAATGGTTGTGGATAATGGACTGATAATACGTCAAAAAGAAACGTCGACTAAAACGAACGAAATCCCTGTAATGCAATCCATGCTAAAACACATGGACATTGAAAATGCAGTTATTACCGCTGACGCCATGCACTGCCAGAAAGAAACTACAGCCTTAATACGTGAGGGAAAAGGTGATTACGTTCTTCAAGTGAAAAAGAATCAAGGTAAATTACTTGCTGAAATTGAAGCTTATTTTCATAAGTGCTATAGAGATACACCAGAGCTTTTAAAAAAGAATCACTTTACAGAATTAGACGGTGAGCACGGACGAATTAATGAAAGACATTATCGCCTTTTGCCAATTACAAATTGGTTTGACGAAACAGCTAAATTTGTAGGCAGTCATGCCGTTGTTGAAGTCACTCGAATGCGAGAGCTGAAGAATAAATCAAGTCAAGAAACGTCTTACTACATAACTTCGTTAGCCAGTGATGTGAAAGATATCGCTAAATATATACGGAAGCATTGGGCAATTGAAAATAGTCAGCATTGGGTTCTCGATGTCACTTTTAAAGAGGATGCCTGTAAAATTTATGCTGATGATGGTGCAAAAAATTTGGCTACAATCAGAAGAAAGATTTTGAACTTAGTTAAAAGTCACTCTTCAAAAGACAGTGTTGCTGGCAAGATGCAGAGAGCCTGCTGGGATGCAAAATTTAGGGCTGAGATTTTGTTTGGTGAATATTTCATCAAAGCATAA
- the trhA gene encoding PAQR family membrane homeostasis protein TrhA gives MTQHANQLKQHIETPYTATEELMNSVTHGLGVVLSIIGLIALIYDAINTDNLIKLISVSVYGSSLIVLFLASTVYHFVTKPRLKSTFKLLDHCAIYLLIAGSYTPLMLVTLKGSVGYAMLGIVWGLAILGIGFKVVFGTRYKVISLATYLIMGFISVFIINKLFQTLPFEGMSLLVAGGAIYTIGVYFYVKKSIPFNHAIWHLLVLAAAACHFALIYHYV, from the coding sequence ATGACACAACATGCTAACCAGCTAAAACAGCATATAGAAACGCCATATACAGCTACTGAAGAATTAATGAATTCGGTAACTCATGGGCTTGGCGTTGTTCTAAGTATTATTGGGCTCATTGCTCTGATTTATGATGCAATTAATACTGATAATCTTATTAAGCTCATTAGTGTTTCAGTGTATGGGAGCTCTCTGATCGTGCTGTTCTTAGCGTCTACAGTTTATCACTTTGTGACAAAACCCAGATTAAAATCGACATTTAAATTACTCGATCATTGTGCGATTTATTTGCTTATCGCAGGCAGTTATACGCCGCTCATGCTAGTGACATTAAAAGGTAGTGTCGGTTACGCCATGCTAGGGATTGTTTGGGGCTTGGCTATTTTAGGTATTGGTTTTAAAGTGGTTTTTGGTACTCGATATAAAGTAATTTCACTGGCTACTTATTTAATTATGGGCTTTATATCTGTATTCATTATTAATAAGCTGTTTCAAACATTGCCTTTTGAAGGCATGAGTTTACTTGTTGCAGGCGGAGCCATTTATACTATCGGCGTGTACTTTTATGTTAAAAAAAGTATTCCCTTTAATCATGCAATTTGGCATTTATTGGTATTAGCGGCAGCGGCTTGCCATTTTGCATTGATTTATCATTATGTGTGA
- a CDS encoding aspartate carbamoyltransferase, producing the protein MTQLEGSHILSVNQLSLDSINTIFSVAARMQPYALRQKRTNVLDGAILGNLFFEPSTRTRVSFGSAFNLLGGSVCETVGMASSSLTKGESLYDTAKVLSTYSDVIAMRHPEPFSVQEFAKGSSVPVINGGDGANEHPTQALLDLFTIEKELKAKNKAIDGMHIALVGDLKHGRTVHSLSKLLCLHKNIHFSLLSPKELQMPSYVVDDIVNAGHKVSIHDAIEGYASGADILYQTRIQEERFPSQDEANKYRGKFKLNQQIYTEHCKDTAVIMHPLPRDSRSAANELDNDLNDNPNLAIFRQADNGLLIRMALFALTLGVDRQLEQHERPVNWFVRQS; encoded by the coding sequence ATGACACAATTAGAAGGATCTCATATCCTCTCGGTTAACCAACTCTCACTTGATTCAATCAATACCATTTTTTCAGTTGCCGCTCGTATGCAACCTTATGCCCTAAGACAAAAAAGAACCAATGTGCTCGATGGTGCGATTCTTGGTAATCTATTTTTTGAGCCAAGTACTCGAACTCGCGTCAGTTTTGGCAGTGCCTTTAATTTATTAGGCGGTTCGGTTTGCGAAACAGTTGGAATGGCATCTTCATCATTGACAAAAGGTGAGTCTTTGTATGATACCGCAAAAGTATTGTCGACCTACTCTGATGTTATCGCCATGCGCCACCCAGAACCCTTTTCGGTTCAGGAGTTTGCCAAAGGCAGCAGTGTACCAGTAATCAATGGCGGGGATGGCGCAAACGAACACCCAACTCAAGCTTTGCTAGACTTATTCACTATAGAAAAAGAACTAAAAGCAAAAAACAAAGCCATTGATGGCATGCATATCGCACTTGTTGGTGACTTAAAGCATGGCAGAACTGTGCATTCCCTTTCAAAACTACTTTGTTTACATAAAAATATTCACTTTAGTTTGTTATCCCCTAAAGAATTGCAAATGCCAAGCTATGTTGTCGATGATATTGTTAATGCTGGTCATAAAGTCAGCATTCATGATGCCATTGAGGGTTATGCTTCTGGAGCTGATATTCTGTATCAAACTCGCATTCAAGAAGAACGTTTCCCATCCCAAGACGAAGCCAACAAATATCGTGGTAAATTTAAGTTAAACCAACAAATTTACACTGAGCATTGTAAAGATACTGCTGTTATCATGCACCCATTACCACGTGATTCACGCTCTGCTGCTAATGAGCTTGATAACGATTTAAACGATAACCCCAATTTAGCTATTTTCCGCCAAGCGGATAATGGTTTATTAATTCGTATGGCCTTATTTGCGCTAACACTTGGTGTTGATCGCCAACTTGAGCAACACGAACGTCCAGTTAATTGGTTCGTTCGTCAAAGTTAA
- the hemL gene encoding glutamate-1-semialdehyde 2,1-aminomutase codes for MTRSDTLFEQAKQSIPGGVNSPVRAFNGVGGSPRFIEKADGAYVYDADGNAYIDYVGSWGPMILGHNNPKIKQAVVEAVQNGLSFGAPTELEITMAEKVIAMVPSIEQVRMVSSGTEATMSAIRLARGFTNRVKILKFEGCYHGHADCLLVNAGSGALTLGQPSSPGVPEDFAKHTLTATYNDIDSVKALFETYPKDISCIILEPVAGNMNCIPPVEGFLQDLRDICDQYGALLIIDEVMTGFRVAKAGAQAHYGVTPDLTTLGKVIGGGMPVGAFGGKKEVMQYIAPTGPVYQAGTLSGNPIAMAAGLAQMEALEEDGLYEELARKTKYIAEGFKALADKHQVPMAINYVGSMFGFFFTEEQHITSFAQVTKCNMERFKAFYHGMLNEGVYLAPSAYEAGFLSMAHDDEALEKTLTAADKVLGSVDLS; via the coding sequence ATGACCCGTTCTGATACGCTGTTTGAACAGGCTAAGCAAAGTATACCCGGTGGAGTAAATTCACCCGTTCGTGCATTCAATGGTGTAGGTGGTTCACCACGCTTTATCGAAAAAGCTGACGGTGCCTATGTGTATGACGCCGATGGGAATGCTTATATCGACTATGTCGGCTCATGGGGGCCAATGATTTTAGGCCACAATAACCCTAAAATTAAACAAGCCGTAGTAGAAGCTGTACAGAACGGTCTGTCCTTTGGTGCACCAACTGAACTTGAAATCACTATGGCTGAAAAAGTCATCGCTATGGTGCCTTCTATCGAACAAGTACGCATGGTGAGTTCAGGTACTGAAGCGACCATGAGTGCCATTCGTTTAGCTCGTGGTTTCACTAATCGCGTTAAAATATTGAAGTTTGAAGGTTGTTATCACGGCCATGCGGATTGCTTGCTTGTTAACGCAGGATCTGGAGCATTAACTCTTGGTCAGCCAAGCTCACCCGGTGTACCTGAAGATTTTGCTAAACACACATTAACCGCCACTTATAATGATATTGATTCGGTTAAAGCACTCTTTGAAACTTACCCTAAAGATATTTCCTGTATCATCCTTGAGCCTGTGGCTGGCAACATGAACTGTATTCCGCCAGTTGAAGGTTTTTTGCAAGACTTACGAGATATCTGTGATCAATACGGTGCTTTGCTGATCATTGATGAAGTCATGACAGGCTTCCGTGTTGCAAAAGCTGGCGCACAAGCTCATTACGGTGTTACACCAGATCTAACAACGTTAGGTAAAGTCATTGGCGGTGGCATGCCTGTTGGTGCATTTGGTGGTAAGAAAGAAGTCATGCAATACATTGCACCTACTGGCCCTGTTTATCAAGCCGGAACACTTTCAGGCAACCCTATTGCAATGGCGGCTGGTCTTGCTCAAATGGAAGCACTAGAAGAAGACGGTTTATACGAAGAACTCGCTCGTAAAACCAAATACATCGCTGAAGGTTTTAAAGCACTTGCTGATAAACATCAGGTTCCAATGGCGATTAATTACGTTGGCAGCATGTTTGGTTTCTTCTTCACCGAAGAGCAACATATTACAAGCTTTGCTCAAGTCACGAAATGTAACATGGAACGCTTTAAAGCTTTTTACCATGGGATGCTCAACGAAGGCGTGTATTTAGCGCCAAGTGCTTATGAAGCTGGTTTCTTATCTATGGCTCACGATGATGAGGCTCTTGAGAAAACATTAACTGCTGCGGATAAAGTATTAGGGTCTGTTGATCTTTCGTGA
- a CDS encoding ExeA family protein, whose translation MYKAFYGLDDNPFSIAPNPHYLFLSDRHREALAHLSYGLGDTGGFVLLTGEVGTGKTTVSRTLLQQLPENTDTAFILNPALTELELLATLCDELHITYSENPTLKQLTDRISEFLLNNHKKGRDTLLIIDEAQHLKPAVLEQLRLLTNLETNTKKLLQVILIGQPELQQLLKRQELRQLAQRITARYHLLSLSEEEIGRYVQHRLQVAGRNEPLFSRKAIKALHKYSGGIPRLTNLLCERALMAGYAKSATPIDHHMINLAANEILGEQEQQNSNLLWPAITVLTLGIAFGGAYAYFNSSNDDSITITETQQTELQPVKPPQLPTTQTKDKSNVKQLSATKSISADQQIIDAAISQSGDINTAFSILFDLWGKSAYQGLTPCQSAQLQKLSCHQQQGDWQVLLDLNYPAVLYLHDEHKTTYYAAALARDERRILLQLGEQQVWVDNEWFDKHYSGTFELLWQAPFGTAKLINRYSPLKEVQWLENQLANIEHRQPRTLDRFDNQLKESLIAFQQRHGLRADGIVGNQTYVQLSLYGSTIGPRLFKQMERG comes from the coding sequence ATGTACAAAGCGTTTTATGGGCTCGATGATAATCCATTTTCTATTGCCCCTAATCCCCACTATTTATTTTTGAGTGATCGACACCGTGAAGCTCTCGCGCATTTAAGTTACGGATTAGGTGACACCGGCGGCTTTGTACTACTCACAGGAGAGGTAGGAACAGGTAAAACAACCGTTTCACGTACTTTATTACAACAATTACCTGAGAATACCGACACAGCTTTTATTCTCAACCCTGCACTTACCGAGCTTGAGTTGCTGGCAACTTTATGTGACGAATTACATATTACCTATTCAGAAAACCCTACCCTAAAGCAGTTAACAGATCGCATCAGTGAGTTCTTACTCAATAATCACAAAAAAGGTCGCGATACGTTATTGATTATCGATGAAGCTCAGCATCTAAAACCTGCTGTACTTGAGCAGCTTAGGCTATTAACCAACCTAGAAACTAACACTAAAAAACTGCTCCAAGTTATTTTAATTGGTCAACCGGAATTACAGCAGTTATTAAAGCGTCAAGAACTCAGGCAGTTAGCACAGCGAATTACGGCAAGATATCACTTACTTTCTCTTTCTGAAGAAGAAATAGGACGTTACGTCCAACATCGATTACAAGTCGCGGGTCGAAATGAGCCGCTTTTTTCACGTAAAGCTATTAAAGCATTGCACAAATACAGTGGTGGCATTCCAAGACTCACTAACTTATTGTGTGAAAGAGCTTTAATGGCCGGTTATGCTAAATCAGCAACACCAATCGATCATCACATGATTAATCTTGCAGCAAATGAAATCCTTGGTGAGCAAGAGCAGCAAAATTCAAATCTATTATGGCCCGCGATCACAGTTCTTACTCTTGGTATCGCTTTCGGTGGTGCTTACGCTTATTTCAATTCAAGCAATGATGATTCAATCACTATAACTGAAACCCAGCAGACTGAACTTCAACCTGTGAAGCCTCCTCAACTACCAACAACTCAGACTAAAGATAAAAGCAATGTAAAGCAGCTTTCTGCTACTAAGTCCATTTCAGCCGATCAACAAATTATTGATGCCGCCATATCACAAAGCGGCGATATTAATACCGCGTTTTCAATATTGTTTGATTTGTGGGGTAAGTCCGCGTATCAAGGACTGACTCCCTGCCAGTCAGCACAGTTACAAAAATTGAGCTGCCATCAACAGCAAGGTGACTGGCAAGTGCTGCTCGACTTAAATTATCCAGCTGTACTTTATTTACATGACGAACACAAAACGACTTATTACGCAGCGGCTTTAGCGCGGGATGAAAGACGCATTTTATTACAATTGGGCGAACAGCAAGTTTGGGTAGATAACGAATGGTTTGATAAACATTATAGCGGTACGTTTGAATTATTATGGCAAGCACCTTTTGGCACTGCGAAATTAATTAATCGCTATTCGCCTCTCAAAGAAGTGCAATGGCTTGAAAATCAATTAGCCAATATTGAACATCGACAGCCTCGTACTTTGGATCGTTTCGATAACCAGTTAAAAGAAAGCTTAATTGCATTTCAACAACGCCACGGGCTGAGAGCCGATGGTATTGTTGGCAACCAAACCTACGTCCAACTAAGTTTATATGGCAGTACAATCGGTCCTAGATTATTCAAGCAAATGGAGCGTGGTTAA